In one window of Nodosilinea sp. PGN35 DNA:
- a CDS encoding helix-turn-helix transcriptional regulator — protein sequence MADDAPPPKESPLKRRREELGLTQRDIGLALGKTDQTISNWETGIYEPKMTPREFKKLCEVLDWSLKDIPDNFGP from the coding sequence ATGGCTGACGATGCTCCACCGCCCAAAGAGTCTCCCTTGAAGCGACGTAGGGAAGAACTTGGTCTGACTCAGCGAGATATTGGTCTAGCTCTGGGCAAGACTGATCAGACGATCAGCAACTGGGAAACTGGAATTTACGAACCAAAAATGACACCACGCGAATTCAAAAAGCTTTGCGAGGTGCTTGATTGGTCTTTAAAGGATATACCTGATAATTTTGGACCATAA